A portion of the Bacteroides faecium genome contains these proteins:
- a CDS encoding tetratricopeptide repeat protein, whose amino-acid sequence MKRVLFSMVLLMAVSFSFAQMKNVKEAKSIANDVKPNFKQAEQLIKEAMKNPETKDLADTWDVAGFIQKRINEEQMKNAFLRKPYDTLKVYNSILKMYEYYTKCDDLAQVPNEKGKIKNKYRKTNASSMLAERPNLINGGIQYFNLDKNKEALKFFATYVESASYPMLADKEIAKTDTLLPQIAYYATLAADRVGDKDAIIKYAPAALADKDGGKFAMQLMADAYKAKGDTAAWIKSLEDGILKFPGNDYFFANLVDYYNSSNQASKAMEFADRMLSNDPNNKLYLYVKAYLYHNMKEYDNAIEYYKKAIAADPEYAEAYSNVGLVYLMKAQDYADKATTDINDPKYAEAQAVVKKFYEEAKPFYEKARVLKPDQQDLWLQGLYRVYYNLNMGPEFEEIDKLMK is encoded by the coding sequence TTTAAGCAGGCTGAACAGCTCATTAAGGAAGCTATGAAGAATCCTGAAACAAAGGATCTTGCTGACACATGGGACGTTGCTGGATTTATTCAGAAGCGTATTAACGAAGAGCAGATGAAAAATGCTTTTTTGAGAAAACCGTATGATACATTGAAAGTCTACAATAGTATTCTGAAAATGTATGAGTATTATACAAAATGCGATGATTTGGCACAAGTTCCTAACGAAAAGGGTAAAATTAAAAACAAATATCGTAAGACAAATGCTTCCAGCATGTTGGCTGAACGTCCGAACTTGATTAATGGTGGTATCCAATATTTCAATTTGGATAAGAATAAAGAAGCTTTGAAATTCTTCGCAACATACGTAGAATCAGCTTCTTATCCGATGCTGGCTGACAAAGAAATTGCTAAAACTGATACTCTGCTTCCACAAATTGCTTATTATGCAACATTGGCTGCTGATAGAGTAGGTGATAAAGACGCAATCATCAAATATGCTCCTGCGGCTTTGGCTGATAAGGACGGTGGTAAATTTGCAATGCAGTTAATGGCTGATGCTTATAAAGCTAAAGGTGATACTGCTGCATGGATCAAGTCTTTGGAAGATGGTATTCTTAAATTCCCGGGAAATGACTATTTCTTTGCAAACCTGGTTGACTATTATAATAGTTCTAATCAAGCTTCTAAAGCAATGGAATTTGCTGATAGAATGTTGTCTAATGATCCTAATAACAAACTGTATTTGTATGTAAAAGCATATCTTTATCATAACATGAAAGAGTATGATAATGCAATCGAATACTATAAGAAGGCTATTGCTGCTGATCCGGAATATGCAGAAGCATACTCTAACGTTGGTTTGGTATATTTGATGAAGGCACAGGATTATGCTGACAAAGCTACAACAGATATCAATGATCCTAAGTATGCTGAAGCACAGGCTGTAGTGAAGAAATTCTATGAAGAAGCTAAACCCTTCTATGAAAAAGCTAGAGTTTTGAAACCTGATCAACAAGATTTGTGGTTGCAAGGTCTTTACCGAGTTTATTATAACTTGAATATGGGTCCTGAATTTGAAGAAATTGATAAGTTGATGAAATAA